Within Bacillus sp. E(2018), the genomic segment TTATTTAACAAAGCACTTTCCGTTCTTGCTCAAGCTGATAGAGAAGTCGAAGAAAAAAATAATCGATCAGAAGCCCGAGTTGTACGTAGAAAACTTAAAAAAAGGTGGTTCTTATCTCTCAGATTGGGACAACAAAATGTTATTAAAGGATGACGTACTTGAAAATGGAGTGCTCCATTCTAAGGAAGCTTACCGACAAGGAGTAGATGGAGTAATCGATGAGAGCAAGTTATTAACGAAAGACTGGGGATTTAAAGTAGAAGGGTTAACACGGCCTGTAATCATTTGGCATGGGGAGAAAGACACTTTTTCACCTGTGGTTGAAGTGAAGAACATGTCTAAGGTAATCCCAAATGTCCAAACCCACTATTTAGAAGAAGCTGGCCATTTCTTAACAGAAAGTGAAGAGGTTTGGAAGTCCATTTTAGTTAACTTTAAAGAATCCATTTTCATGTCCTAGTTCGCTTTAACGATAGACATGAGTAGATTGGGGGAAACATCTTGAAAAAGCAGATAGTAGCGGCCATTTTTGGTGGATGTGTTGGTGCCATTCTTGGAGTTATTGCTTATAACAACAACTGGTTAGGTTAACGTAAATACCAATGGTTAAATTATCTTTAACATCGTACATGTTAGCGATGTTGTATAGCATTCTTTCCGTCCAAAATGAATGTTTACTATTTTGGCTCATATTTCCAATATCAATTAAGTGAGTTAATACGTATCTTTCCCACGATTTTTTTAACTGCAATCATATTCTCGCTCGGCTATTTTGTAGTTGGTAGTGCCTAGCTAAGGCAAGGTTCTATCTTTTCCCAATAAGGTGGTGATATGAATGAGAAATTCAATCGGTTTTTTAGAAGAATTTCTAAATGGTGATATGTATAAACGAAGCGATAAAAATCAAGTGCACGCTTGTTTAATAAGATTAGAATCTGATCCATCAGACACATTTAAGAGCTTTTATAACAAGTATGAAGGTCCTTTTTGGGAAGAAAATATTCCTTTTGAACTTCTTGATATAACAGAAGTTGAGTCTTATACTCAAATTGCTCGAAATGAACACAATTTTTCAAAACAATTTTTCGTTCTAAGTGAAATGAATGCAAATGCTGTACTCGTTCTTAATGCGTTAAATGATCATGTTTATATAGTTGATTTTGAGGGTGGGGATGAGAAGCTGTTACGGGGAGAATTAAAACCTAGATGGTTGACGTTTTATGAATTCTTAAAAGCATACTTTGATTCATGATAAATTTTTCGGAATGAGGATCGAACTATGAAAGACACCCTAATCGCTTTTTATATCATTCTATGTGTAGGTATCATCGGATGTAGTTTTTTGGTGTATTCGTTAATGTACGCACTCTTTCTTTTATGTGTATTTATATTTATGTATATCGATTTATTAAATAAGAACAGATCGAATGTGGCTGTATTTTTGATAGCTTTTCTAAAATTATACGTATTTCTGTTTGGGGGATATCTTTACATAGAACATATACTTATTGACGGCACAATGGTGATAGATCTTCGATTTACTATGTTAGTGTTCTTTCCAGGGGTCATGTACTTTTTGTTAGGTTTACCATTCTTGTTGCTCCGTAGGAAAAAGCGAATGCTCTAATCTATTGTTTTAAAAAAAGTGACCTTATTTGTAGGGTCACTCTGATAAATCTACATCTTTAATTTTCAAAGCTTTCAATAGTAGCACAGTTCCTGTTACATTGAGGATAATGCTTGCTCCTAATAAACATGCCCATAAAATGAATGATTCAGAAAATAAGAATGTCACCATTAACAAGGTACAACCAATAAGAGTACATATCAGTCCTGACTTAAAGCTGTTCATAAATAGCACCTCTTCCTTATATTATATTACCAAAAATTTCCTCATCGTAAATGAAAAGTTTAAATCTTATTAGGTGGTGAATCGTATAGGTACTGTGGTTGGTATTTTAGGTATGACTCACGATGAAAATTTGCAGATGAAGTGTGACTTTCCGTTGTCTCTCGTAAAAGAGATAATTTTAGAATTTAATCCTCATGTAATTTGTGGTGAAGTTCATCCACTAAGCTGGGAGTTATATGTAAAGGAAAGAGAACCGAGTGGGATTTTAGGGGAAACACAAAACGAATATCCTAGTTTAATATATCCTTTGTGCGAAGAAAAGGGAATTGAGTTTGTTCCTGTGAATTGGTTTGAAGAGGACGTCTTTAACGAGGGGCCATTCGATAGATTTGATTTCGAAGTTAAGAAGAATTTGGAAAAAGAATTACAACGTTGGAATGAAAAACAGCTTAGGTTAGGCAACTCTAGAAATATTCCATTTAACTCATTGGAATACGACGCAGTTACGAAAGATATGTATGATTGGTTACATACCATAAATCCAGATGTTCAAAATATTGAATGGAACGCTAGACATTACATTATGATGGCAAGGGTAAAACAGACGAATAGAAAAAATATAGGTAAAAGAATACTTTGTATCCATGGAGCCGATCATAATTATTGGTATTATGAAACTCTTATTAAAGAGAGAGATATTCAGGTAATCTATCCTTTAAGATAAGAAAAAGCTCATCTAAAAAAGAATTCACCTTACTGATAAAAGCATTCTTTCGAAATAAGGATGCTTTTATTATTTTTGTAGTAATTTTAAATAAACAACCAATTATTTAAACACATGAACCAAAATGGCGCTGAAAGTATATGATGATAATCTCTCTAGAACTTGAAGAAAGAGGTGCATGTTTGAAGATATACTTTTGGTTTTTCTTATTGATTTCCACATACAATTTTCTGTGGATTGACATGAGCAATTTCCGTGAGTTGATGAATCTGATCATCACGGTGGTAGGCCTTTTAGGTATCTACGGATATGTTTATAAAAGAGAAATCTTTCGAAAGATCTTTTGGAAAATCTTCTTTTTATTTGACCTACTCTATACGATTGGGTTTATGTTATTGGTTTCGAAAGAGAAATACATGAGAATTCATTCAAACGATGAATTCATATTTGCTTCATTAGTGGTTTTCATTTTTCTCTTCGTCTATTTTAGAACCCTCTATAAATACGCATTTAAGGTACCAGGTAAATAACTAATGAGAAGAGTACCGCAAGCTGGGTACTCTTTTAAATAATTTTAGTGAAATTATAGAATCCAACCGTTAAGAACCATCCCTATGTTTATGACAAAATGAAACAGGATTGCGGGGTATATACTCTTAGTCTTTAACACCACAAAAGCATAGAATAGCCCTCCAAATGAAAAGGAAAGACTCATTAGAATAGGAATGCCGATGGATAGGTGTAACAGACCAAACCCGATACTAGTAACGAGAACGGCATAAAAGGTTGAAACGTACTTTTTTAAAGATGATAAAAATAGCCCTCTCCAAAGTAATTCCTCCAAAACAGCATTAATTAGAGAAAAGACCAGTGCAAAGATAAGAAGAGACCGCGAAATACTTGTACTCTCCATAAAAAGGAGGGGGAAGAATATGGTCATTGATCCTAATAAACCTAACCCTAAAAAGGTTAGAGTCTTAATTGTATGATTTGGAAACTCGATACGACTATTCCAGTCTGGCATCACGGTATAAAGATTTACTCCTTGTTTAGTTCTTCTAATAGAGATAATTGTACCTAGTATTAGAACGAATAGCAGGCTCCTATTTAGCACAATCTTTGCTTCTTTAGAAATCCCAAACTGAGCGATTACGTCATTTCCTAAAATGAATAATACAAACCCAGACAAAAAGAAGACGAAGAGGGATAAGGTAGGTCGATATTTAAAGTTGATTCTATAGAGTAGAAACAAAGATAAAACGGAAAGCATTCCTAAACTGAACATTCTGTACGAAAAAAAGATGATGCCTAGAAAAAATAAGCAGGTTAAAGCAATGAGTGCATGATTATTTTTCACGAGTTGAATAACTGATCTCTCCTTTATCATTACGAACAAAACCTTCAAATACATATATTTCTACATTTTTTTACAATAAACCTTCCTAAATTTTACAATTCAGTTTCATATCTACTATTTTCTTAGCGTGGCGATAAATCGAAAGAGTCTATTGATAAAGCGAGATTAAAGACTCGCCAAGTTCCTTAACCGATTCAATCAATGTGGAGGGAGAAATAATTTTCATCTGATCACCAAACCCGATGATATAAGACGCAGCTTCTTGCTTTGTATCAAAGGTAAGTTTTACTGGAAACCATCCGTTTTCATTCGGTG encodes:
- a CDS encoding alpha/beta hydrolase; translated protein: MNENIMVLSDGRQLGYSVYGDLEGIPLFLFHGTPGSRVWFTEDDLIAKELGICLIATDRPGYGLSDTKHNLKLLDYAEDMEELAKHLKFGKFSVLGVSGGGAFAAAVTFALPNKIDICILVGTATPFKNGKPPKTMSNENRLAFYLTKHFPFLLKLIEKSKKKIIDQKPELYVENLKKGGSYLSDWDNKMLLKDDVLENGVLHSKEAYRQGVDGVIDESKLLTKDWGFKVEGLTRPVIIWHGEKDTFSPVVEVKNMSKVIPNVQTHYLEEAGHFLTESEEVWKSILVNFKESIFMS
- a CDS encoding SMI1/KNR4 family protein produces the protein MRNSIGFLEEFLNGDMYKRSDKNQVHACLIRLESDPSDTFKSFYNKYEGPFWEENIPFELLDITEVESYTQIARNEHNFSKQFFVLSEMNANAVLVLNALNDHVYIVDFEGGDEKLLRGELKPRWLTFYEFLKAYFDS
- a CDS encoding type II CAAX endopeptidase family protein, which encodes MIKERSVIQLVKNNHALIALTCLFFLGIIFFSYRMFSLGMLSVLSLFLLYRINFKYRPTLSLFVFFLSGFVLFILGNDVIAQFGISKEAKIVLNRSLLFVLILGTIISIRRTKQGVNLYTVMPDWNSRIEFPNHTIKTLTFLGLGLLGSMTIFFPLLFMESTSISRSLLIFALVFSLINAVLEELLWRGLFLSSLKKYVSTFYAVLVTSIGFGLLHLSIGIPILMSLSFSFGGLFYAFVVLKTKSIYPAILFHFVINIGMVLNGWIL